The window TGCCGCCAGCAATCAACAGAATTGAATCCCTTGCTCAAAGCGCTTGTCGTGGTACGCGCGGGGGCTTGGGTACAATGCACGCTTTCCCCCTTTCCTACAGGAAACAGCGCATGACGCGGATCGATCAGGCCGCCCTGGCCCAACTCTTCACCGAAGCCCGCACCCACAACGAGTGGCAGGACCGCCATGTGGATGATGCCGTGCTCCACGAGATCTACGAAGCCATGAAGTTCGGCCCGACCGCGGCCAACGGCTCGCCCGCGCGCATCGTCTTCGTCAAGAGCGCCGCCGAGAAGGCGCGCCTGGTCGAGTGCGTGTCGCCCGGCAACGTGGACAAGACCCGCTCGGCGCCGGTGACCGCCATCATCGCCTTCGACAATGCCTTCCACGACCAGCTGCCCAAGCTGTTCCCCCACGCCGATGCGCGCTCCTGGTATGCCGGCCAGCCGGAGAAGATCGCACGCGACGCGCTGATGAACAGCTCGCTGCAGGGCGGCTACTTCATCCTGGCCGCTCGTGCCATGGGCCTGGACTGCGGCCCGATGGGCGGCTTCGACGCGGCCAAGGTCAATGCCGCTTTTTTCCCGGACGGTAAGTGGTCGGTCAACTTCCTGTGCAACCTCGGTTATGGCGAGGCCGACAAGCTGTACCCGCGCAATCCGCGCCTGTCGTTCGACGAGGCTTGCCGCATCGTCTGAAGCGGCACATCGCCAGGTAGCAAAAAGACCCGCTGAGAGCGGGTCTTTTTGCATCCGGCCTCAGGCCTCGGGCCGTCAGCCCTTCGGCGCTTCGGTCTTCTCGCGGAACTCGCACAGCGGCTCGATCACGCAGTGCCAGCATTCGGGCTTGCGCGCCTTGCAGACGTAGCGGCCGTGCAGGATCAGCCAGTGGTGGGCATCGTGCAGGAACT of the Cupriavidus malaysiensis genome contains:
- a CDS encoding malonic semialdehyde reductase translates to MTRIDQAALAQLFTEARTHNEWQDRHVDDAVLHEIYEAMKFGPTAANGSPARIVFVKSAAEKARLVECVSPGNVDKTRSAPVTAIIAFDNAFHDQLPKLFPHADARSWYAGQPEKIARDALMNSSLQGGYFILAARAMGLDCGPMGGFDAAKVNAAFFPDGKWSVNFLCNLGYGEADKLYPRNPRLSFDEACRIV